Genomic segment of Danaus plexippus chromosome 5, MEX_DaPlex, whole genome shotgun sequence:
CTAATTTTGGTATAGGCCTAtgtgttattaaattgttttagggTTTATCCCATTAAAGCGAAAAAAGCATCACACATTAATGTgacaaacttatttttttttaatatttgaatagtaTGTGATTTGAAGAGAATTAAAGTGATgacatctaagactttcattgaaatgaaactaatattttttgaatttactacgagtttttaattattatttaacaacacATACGAATTAAAATAAGGTGTAAAatctagaaaataatataaacagtttacggtcatttgttttactttatgaCGAGACATCTAATTTGTAGAGCTCTGTAAACTACCTCGCTGTTCAAGTTTGagtggaaaaaaaattgtttgatttGATAGTAAGGCTATAAGTCCCAAAAATCATCACCATGGACCATGGGAAAATACCAAGATTTATTCTCGTTTTAACAATACATTCATATAGTTGATAAGACTTTATTTGCAATTCTAAGTGATGTCAGAGAAGTGACCGCCTTCCACTTGGAAAGTAACACTTTCGCTTTATTAATGGTGTTGCGTTCTGGTAATTAGCATATCATTAtacgaaaatatgtatatttagaaaaaatcacgcaaaaaattataaatatatgtgataaaatacaataatgagTTCTAAGAATTGTATAATTTCTCGTTTTTTTGTGGTGCATGTCTGTTTGTGCgtcctttttgtttttgtaccAAATGGATAGTCTAGTGGGGTACAACCAAATAACGTCTGTTGCCTCTGTTAGGCGTCCGCTACCTCAAACCATCTCAGTGTGTCCTCGTTTGTGAACGCGCGACAAGTTTAAATACGTGAGATGCGATTGTGCATATTCTAAAtactacttatttattttttcgttataaCGATCTTCAGGATGTGGAAGtgctttcttttatttgtgtttttgttaACTTTCACTCTATCGGAGGTATGTTTCTAATTTTTTCCTCTGACGCAAAttagtgaattaaaaaaaaaatattccatacattATCGAGGACTCTAATGATTTAATATGCAACATTGTTAATAACACAgagaaatgatttttatattatctctttataacttttacaatgaaatttgcctcataattagtttttaagtgCTATGATAATTGTTACAAGGATGTtaggataatatttaatgacgttagaaaatctttaaaagatttacagtttcaaaaatgtttgtagTAAATAAACTGTGttagctttatattatttatttgcgaATAGGGTGATTTATTGCGTACGAAGCGTGGTGTGTATTCGAAGAATTTCTTCGGTGGTGTTTGGGGCAACCGACCACCACTACTTGAAGCGGGCCAGGCCAAGACTACGTGCACATGTAGTAAGCAGTAAATTTATCACCTTTGAACtgattattaagttttttttatcaataacataAACGTTATAGTTTGTTTTACTCATTAAGATATCTGTAGATGAAGGATTTCTTAGATAAATggataaataaactattccAGAATGTGGCGAAAGAAATGAAGTCTCCCGCATCGTAGGGGGTGAGGAGGCTGGTGTCAATGAGTTCCCTTGGGTTGCCaaaatgacatattttaaaaagttctaCTGCGGAGGTATGCTGATCAACGACAGATATGTTCTTACCGCAGCACATTGTGTGAAAGGGTTGGTATTTCAAACATCCTATATATTGATCTATAGATGATGAATAATAGTTTAAGAAGTACGAATGCAAAACAACTAAAAACTGAAATAACTGTAGAGGTGcctataaagattttttttacgttttatttacattttaagggTGTTTTAGAAACTGTTGTTACATCTGCCGTCTTATAATTACTGGACtatattttggattttttttttaattatattaacgtgatatatcaatataaatgagCGGGTTAGCTGGTCCCAACTCTATCCTGGCAGAAAAGtaacaaagtaaaatttacgtattctataaattttcttaacgctcacattttcttttatatcacATAGCAAAATGCAACGTAGAAGGAACaaaagttatgtttataatatactagCCACGACTTCTCACGggcttattacaaaaaatataaaatagccaatttaattttgagaattattaaacttatactatgataactttcaaatggtacgcccgacttaaatgatttacaacgtaatttacagatactgatgtaggcttgaaaacgaaataatttattttgataagatttaataccgtatttatgtaaatagctatCCAATAAACGCTAtgggaatgccaatttttaaaagttgtaaaatggatatagtatgttattctTAAGGTATaaacatatgccaccgcggatttttttgtagacctatataaaatacacaattccattttaaattattctgttatatctcaaagactttaggtaGCGTtatcgttaaaagctctcaaacggctcatgttttcccgacatcttcaacaaatagcGTTTATGTAcacataagtaaataaaaaacatatacaaattatatactaaaatctTCTTCGacaatcacgctatcgagtggtgataactgtttgataatagGTGCAGTAGTGTTTCCGTTTATCgtgaacagacagacagacagacgtgCTGGggctttgttttataatatgtgtatgatgatgatgatggaaTGTATTTGGTCAGCTTACATGtcaaaataaaagctttaaacCATAATGAACAAGGAAAGGTTGTCTTAAGATGaccttttttaaaacaaaataatctattacAACCTTTTTGTCTTAATGATTCTAAAAGTTCACTTCGATActtgttgtttatattttaaaaatagtcaaACACGTCAAATTacttttgtcttttttatatttcgtctTTCATGGTAAATATATCTCATTcactaataaaaaactaatgctcatatataaaaactagaaaatatttgaatactaACGACTTAACCATGAGTCACGTCTTTACTTTGGAAATAtctttaatcaatattttttgcttttgaggtaaatcgattttaaaacgtttttagCTCGAAATTGTTGTGTATGGAAGTTACCAAatgaatgattattatttgagaaaaattcaaaacattttagtgtgttgtttttaaatatttgcacTGACGAGGATATTGGTTTTACACCACCACacgtttcatattttataagtaaacaaaCTTTTAAGACAAAAACGTTAGTTGTCGTTATATCTAATAAGGCTAATCTCTTCATTTAAGCATTAAGGAACCTTTCAAACAGATAGAGGAAAAATCGATGTATAATGTAGGTTAATCGACCTAAGCTAAATTtcgatacaaaacaaaataattcgtGGCTTGATGACATTTGCAATTAAGATACCTAAAATGCTAATTGAGGAGAAGTAGAGGGCAAGGAGTGATatcatattagtttttatcgataaaaatttaaatgcgtCTTAAATTGCAGATGAAATCGTAATTCATCGGTATACGGGTCCGATAACCTGGGAATGGCTAAACATGACCAAAATAAGATCTTTGTCCGAATTTGTGAATTCCAATCAGTATCAGTGCGTTGAACTTTAAACTGGCCGGACGCAGGCTTCAAACTTGAGTTCAATATCCTCGACAAATGTCCACTTTAGAGCGCTAGTGccttttggtatttttttttaatatctcgaGATGACTCTTTTATTTGCATTCGTATATCTACATAAGATAACTAatctcaaattattattgttgttttctttataagtattattcgTATTAAGACATTTGTTTTGGTTAACAATGGACAGTGAAAGTGAACATTGCCggtaataatattcaagaccaaaaatatttacttcgtTACTTTCCCCTACTGacaatactaataaaattatcttactgATTTTGGACTGTGCTCACAATGATGTTAAATTGGTgacgtatttaatttaatttgtatgtacGACGTTATAATCACGagatgttaaaaaaacatagatcAGCTATAACTGTTCGTATTTGGTGTAACGGGTCTTAGCACGggtacaaatttatttaaagcgtaattaattaaattcgacCAGTCTCTAACGTCTAAAAATGTACGAAACTTAGGAAATTCCAAAAgctaaatttcatttaaatacatatgtattctTTACACATCTTTTTCGAAggaattaattctttttgtttatttatttacgagCACAATATACGTTCATACGATAACGTCATCGTTtttaggtaaatatttttttaatacttataatttttatattcttaatttcaGATTTATGTGGTTCATGATAAAGGTGACTTTCGGTGAACACAACCGCTGTAACGCGACCACGCGCCCCGAGACTAGATTTGTTATTCGCGTCATTGCCAACAAATTCTCTCTCGCCAATTTCGACAATGATATCGCCTTACTTCGTCTGAATGAGAGGGTTCCCATGACTGCTGCTATTAAGCCTATATGCTTGCCAAGTGACGATAGTAAGTTGTAGCTTGTAATGTTGACAGATATGTTATACTCTGTCTATTTAAGATAAGACAAGGAAACTAGTTAAATaagactttaataaaaaaagctatAACGACAAATACAGCAAACCAATACTGCCTTATTGGCTGAATTTCAAAAATGTCTGCTGACTATGTATGTTGCTCAGATAAATTCAAtagcttttaaatttctaattattataaaactattacaatCAGTTTATAAGTTCAAACAGCGCAATGTTTTTAGatactaaaagaaaaaaatacaaataattttaatgtgtgaAATATTCGACTTTTGTGACCTTTTATttgcataatatattaataatatactaataGCTTTTAGCAATTCTTAAGTTTTTATACGGCTTTATACTGATAACACGTTACTTAgcatcataaatttaaaaagaaagtgaCCCGAATTAATATCTAAAAGTATAAAGtagtattattttgatttgacTTCGTTTTGCTATTACATACATAGGTTACAAAACAAGTATGCTGTATTTGtaggtaaataattaaaatatcgtatatttttacaatagaaAAGAAcggtttaaagtaaaaaatttatgatgaGTAGATTTATTTggcaataaattgttttatccaaattatttattaaatttgtatgctTCTATCGTTAGAAACTTTATCTAGTACGTATATTACGGGCAATCAAAGTGTAAcgtatggaataaaatataaattgattttcagGTGACCTCTATGTGGGTGTTAAAGCAGTGGCTGCAGGATGGGGAACGTTGACGGAGGAGGGAAGAGTATCGTGCACACTGCAGGAAGTTGAGGTGCCAGTATTGAGTAATGAAGAGTGTCGCAATACTAAGTACACTTCCTCAATGATCACTGACAACATGCTGTGCGCGGGATACCCCAAGACGGGACAAAAGGATTCCTGTCAGGTATAcagtataaaattctttaatcaaTTCTGTCTCACATTGTTTTTGTACAACAAAACACATGTTCAGACTTCTATGTCATACATTTTGTTAGATTTCATCAATATTCCCATTGTTTTAAGTGCAAATAGAAACATTTGTGaggtattgtttttaattttatacgctAACTTTAGAATAAACACATCTTGTTACAGGGAGACAGTGGTGGTCCGCTCATCACAGAGAGAAAGCACGACAAACGCTATGAGCTAATCGGTAAtgaatattgatatttgtttaaacatttatagacTTCCTTCTTTGTTTAAACAATGCATCTTCCAACTCAAATCTCTTCCTTACATATTGATTGATGTATACTTAAAGGAATTATACAAAACCGAATACCGTTAGATACTAGATCAAGATATTTCGacggaattattttataaatacctgttctGAATGActtgttatgaatattttgctATACTTCTGGAATATTTGTTGCTAGTTACATAAACACACGTATTTATTCAAGATAAGTGATGCGGTTCTTCTTTAAAAGAAAcagtaatatatgtttatcaaGATTGTTGAAAGAACTGAGATGTTACAACCTCTAAATTTTTTTCCACCGTAATACATTATGATGATTGATTTAGAATTCCtttgaaacaataatttacaCTGATCgtgagttttaaatttcaagttatgattgatataattttactaaatatagtattttataggTTTTCACCGAGTAGGTCGTGCATTAATCAGTaacataaagtttaattttaattaataggaGTAGTTTAGAGCAGTTTTTAGACTTGCTTACGTAACTAACTCATGGTAAGCAAGATATTCTGTAAGTTCTCGTTACTTCTCCTGCTGTAGTGTTTTTTGTGTGATGATACTTTGccagaaattaaattattattgttttttttattaatgaatggATTGCTATGTTTTGgaaatatcaaatgtattatattacacaGAAAGTTCTCCGCCCGAGTTGTTACTCTTTGAATATGTAGGTATCATAGAGCCTTgggtatgtttattaaaaattaagtcaatttgaactaaatttatgaattaaaaattcagtGACACAACCTGGATTATCACTTTTTTCTAATCGCCACTCTGTTAACAAACTACAAACTGTAAGCTGCACGATAGGTATAAGTTTTAgtcaacataattttattgtacactacctacaataaaataaaatattctatgggctttatctgaaaaaaatatcgaacGTGAAagtgtcattttaaatgttttggagttgaattatatattttttaatgaagtatTTATTGCAGACTGATAATAGTtggttttgtaattaattgatttcatttaGAGGAAcgttatttatgattttggATTATTACAGttttggtaataaataaacagttccattaaaaaaaaaccttttgtttatttaaagatggTGGCTCTGtaatagtttgtttgttttacagGTGTTGTATCTTGGGGTAACGGATGTGCACGAGTGGGTTACCCTGGCGTCTACACACGGGTTACCAAATACATAGACTGGATTAAGGAAAATACTAAAGACGGGTGTTTTTGTAcagattaatttgaaatactcTATTTTCTAACTGGTCACATTAAAcaagaagtttttaattacaattcttTCTATGACTAAAATCAAACAGACTATAaagacaacaaaaaaaaaatatagtttttaaaatatttattagaatatcaTAAAGATatgtgttatttgttttttttttttttttgtaattaagtattatattgcaagttttttttttatcaaaactttttttttaaacctttagTTTTGCCAAATTTGTATATAGATAAacgcaaaataaattatgtataaaaaagggaaaaatatttatatgtattcttAATGTACCAAATATCATATAAGAATCaattagtataataatttggactgttacttttaacaacatgcgataaaacgtaataatgccatattaaatttagaattagattataagtattttttattaataaatgaatcatatacgtaaattatattaattttttattgttttattttacctgttaaataatttgtttaaaatgttatatatatatatgtataatcatTCCTTTTTATGACTGCTTCCGTATCAGCGAAAACTAGCTGTAACACAGGGCTTTGGCATTGAGAATTtggattttgtatatatttaaaaatatcctttaattctttacattacggtaacttttataatttttggtgtgagttatttttcagattttttttgtagaggGCAAacggatatttattttaaaaatcttttaacgGCGTCCGACTAAGCTAATGTGTTATAGATTTTCTGTatacgaatataataatatacgatCAAGGATCTCTAGTAGGAATTGAAATTTGGAAAGGAAAATCACAAATCAATTTCTATTTGCGGGTCTCTATACATTCTTTTACTATCTGTGATAAAGAAGTTATTCTATCTGTAGCCATTTAACTTGTGTAACCAATTCcattgtgtaaaaaaattaaaatttaaaaagttatataaattttactgaaacattgttattgtaattgtaaagatctgattgttttgttttattaacaaatatttattttacgtgattagaaatttgtttacatatctatatatatacaaattaaggCCATGAAAGGCTGTCCCGCATcctatgtttattttcaaggTCGCTCCATCTTGCTGGTTGGAGATTCTATGAGAAGATCTGACGGTGGTCTCGAGTGGGGGGGGGGGCTATCCCCGCAATCCGCAAATCAAGTCGCCAGTGGTACAGTGAGTTGAGCAGTGTTGTTAGGATTAAATTTCAGAGGCCTCGTTTAActctcattttttatttaaaactattcacTCTCTTCATAATATGGAAGATACAATCAGAAAAAGCAAGTCACGAAAGCGGTTACATTTTCCCTCACTCAGAGTACACCTTACTTACATCAGATTTCTGTACTGTAGTCTCTTGCCGCAAGTTTACCGCAACCTACAGAATAATAAACAGTACTTGTTTTTTGGACGGAGACGCAATTTCTTTGTCCCAGTTTCTCTCTGGAGTATAAGTTTCTTCAACGTGTTGGgttgtgtgtatatatatcaaatgacaTCCGCTATCAGCGTCACCTTGAAGACCCTAAATTTTCTATACTGTGGATGCTGATAGAAATTACTGCGGACAAAAAAGTTAACGCCTGTTTTTATGTATGCACGTCTATGAACATCTCAGCGAGGTTGTTGATGTGGCTCTACTTCTTTCTCTTCAGCACATCTGGtcttataaaaagattttaatgcCCAAGAAGACTGGCTGTTTCCATATAAGCTTAACGAATACACTGGAAGAGAATAGTGGAATTTTGTCATATCATTTAGATTTTTCCTGCTGTCTCCTACTGACTACAGTCTGATTACGTCTGTATTTACATATCCGCGTCTGGATTATGAGATTCACAATGAAAGAAGGCGAATGTGGTGACACTAGGAGCAGATTGAGATGAGATACAATATTTCTATGCAGCTTGTTTTTGGCTGTAGGTTTGCTTCTGAAGATCCATGTGCGGACGCTTTAACTGATGGATAACGTAggagataaatattttgttcccTTCAATGATGTACTCTTTGGTAGCAAAGCCATAGTTCACAGCCTACCGTAATCGAACTGAAAGATACAAATCTTCGGCGTATCTTTCAGGGACTGGATTAGTATTTAAATCTGGAAAACATGCAAAAGTAATACCTGTGCCGAAAACGGGAAGCCGTGCACACCCTTGTAAGATTATGTGGGGTTTGTCTGTTTATAATTTCAGTAGAGATCTGGTGAAGCTGGGGTAGTTGAAAATTGAAACGATCATTCTTATACTGTCTAATGTATGTTTTGCAAGGTCCtgtttttctcataaaaaagaTATCTCTTGTTGCTTCGGGTTAGGTGTATAatcagtttttattaaaattacttttgccttttaaataattattctgtaaataatttgtttttttttcatttgttagAATCTCAAGGAATCATATAAACTGACAAGGATCTCAAGGAATATGAACATTAGGTGTTTGGACACAGCCTTTGTTACATTCGTTGTTTTTgtctatattgtatttaatgtttctcGATTTTCAGCAGAGgtttttcttatttgaaataatgagTACTTAAAAGGAGATCaagtaaaagttaattaaaaacagattTTCGAGTGGTTTACCTTgtgataatgatattaaatttaaactgacTTTACTATTGATATAAGGAAAAATttatggtatattttttattatatctaccAAAGGTAATAAATTCAGACCGTCAATGGTGTTTTCAAATAGATTTCACAGAGTTTTAGTCAATCCTAACAAATCTAGTAATTCTTATTCATTTCGAATGAAAAATAGTTCACTTTCGTttaaccttaaaaatatttaatgtattttttcgaCTTACCTTCATGGTTTATGTTGTTAATCTTATAAATCACATAATCTAATTAAAAgagttataaacatttacatcTCATATGTAAAGTACCTAAATTATTTCATCAGCGGTGTAAGTAAAAGCAATCGGTTGTAAGATTTTAtatgcaataaatataaatgtatgaattttattcttaaacacGAATTTTTTCCTACTTACCTATGATACAAAGAACACAAATCCTAAGAaaccagttttatttaaaatagagaaaaaaaaaatgaaattctaTTAAGAGAGTGTCTACAGttcttgaaaatttattaatcgaAATCACTTAAATAGTTGTCTTTCGAGAAATCTaatccataaaaaaaactttttgaattaCAAGTCTTTACAaagtatgaatatatttttcttcctaTAAGATACTCGGATTTAAAAGTTACTAGTAGTATAATACGTACCTAGTTAATGAcagtttacatttattatgtatgttcGCACTTCCTTTTATTATTAGCAAATACTGGTAAATTTGTTTGgtatgttaattaattcaaacatttcatagtttattgagaataatttatttaaaccaacAACTCATTTTTAAGCGCATCACCTAGACCAGGGTATCAAAGCTTTATGTCAATGGTGTTAAGAATCAATTtgagttattatttatctgcGGGTTCGTTGATCTCTGAGGTCATTGCCAAATAACATGTTCGAACATTAAGCCACCGATTGGCGCCTTATACGTCGTCTTCAAAAGCTTCTGAGCAAAATCTCTAAAACTTAATCGTTGCGTTTTTCCTCTTGTAATACGAgtgaattgtaaataaaatataccttacGACAACACGACGGGTTActgctttaataatttttgttttttattaatgacgtGATACATTTTAGGGAGCACAGCCTTAAAGTGGTTTGAGATCGTGACATGAGTTAGTGTGTCGAA
This window contains:
- the LOC116768921 gene encoding trypsin-7-like, whose amino-acid sequence is MWKCFLLFVFLLTFTLSEGDLLRTKRGVYSKNFFGGVWGNRPPLLEAGQAKTTCTCKCGERNEVSRIVGGEEAGVNEFPWVAKMTYFKKFYCGGMLINDRYVLTAAHCVKGFMWFMIKVTFGEHNRCNATTRPETRFVIRVIANKFSLANFDNDIALLRLNERVPMTAAIKPICLPSDDSDLYVGVKAVAAGWGTLTEEGRVSCTLQEVEVPVLSNEECRNTKYTSSMITDNMLCAGYPKTGQKDSCQGDSGGPLITERKHDKRYELIGVVSWGNGCARVGYPGVYTRVTKYIDWIKENTKDGCFCTD